CATCCGCCACATACCATCACGCTCGCACCGACACACTCGTTGTAGCCCCTACACATTGGATTCCCAACGAGGTGGTGGAGGCTGGCTAGGCCGTGCGGGAGGTCGTCGCTGAGCGGCAAATCTAAGTCCTTGCACGCCACAGTTCACCTTCCTATAATAAACCGTGTCAATGGGTTTGTTAACGGTGTTTGTCGAGACTATATAGGGGGCTAAACATCCGGTTTTATAGTTCGGGTTTATGTAATCGAACCACGAAACCTCGCCTTCTTTCAGTTCGCATCCTTTTTTTGCAAGCTTTGCAGATTGATTGACATTTCGAATGGAAGAGACATGTCGGAATCGGTTGATTGACAGTTCGCCTTCCTACAATAAGCCGTGTAAATAGGTTTGTTGATGGTGTTTGTCGAGACTATAGGGGGTTAGACATCCGATTGGGAGAGAAATGTCGAAATCGGGACAGCCGTTGGATCACAAGGTGAACGGACGAGATCATTCCTCTGCTCACTCCTCTTATACAAGTGGCCTCGCCAAGCTAAACCCATTGCCCTGCTCGATCTCGcgtcccctcccccaccccccaaaCCCTTCCccgatggccgccgccgccgccgcgctccgccGGGCCCTCGCGCCGGCAccggcgctcctcctccgccgccaggcCCTCGTGCGCCTCCTCTCCACGCAGGCCCAGTCCTCCACCGCCCCCACCATCAGCCCCGCCGAGCTCGTCCGCATCAAGAACTCCATCCgcagcgccgccacgccgcccgacGAGCTCGCCGCCCTCTTCCTTAAAGGCATCCCGCACCCGCCCTTCCTCGGCGACCGCTCCATCTTCTCCCTCGCCGTCTcccgcctcaccgccgccgcccgccccgaccTCGTCTCCTCCGTGCTCTCCGCCTCCCTCACCGCCCTCCCGGCGCCGCACCCCTCCGAGGGCTTCCTCATCCGCCTCATCGCGCTCTACGCCGCCGCCGGCATGCCCACCCACTCCCTCTCCACCTTCCGCCTCGTCGTGCCCCCCTCCGACCGCGCCCTCTCCGCCCTCCTCGCCGCCTACCACGACGCCGGCCAGCCCGCCCGCGCCATCGAGGCCTTCCGCGACCTCCCGGCCGAGCTCTCCATCACGCCGGGCGTCGTGTCCCACAACGTGCTCCTCAAGTGCATGGTCGCCACGGGGGACGTCGCCGGCGCCCGCcaggtgttcgacggaatgcccGACAAGGCCGGCGTGCTGCCAGACATAGTCTCCTGCAACGAGATGCTCAAGGGGTACCTCAAGACAGGTGACTATGCCGCGTTCGACCTGCTGCTCAAGGAGGTCACTGGCGGCAAGAGGCGGCTCAAGCCCAACGTCACCACCTACAAGCTCCGAATGTCCGCCCTCTGCGCCAAGGGCAGGAGCTTCGAGGCCGAGGAGCTGCTGGACGCCATGGGCGCCAACGGCGTCCCGCCTAACCGGGAGTGCTTCAACACTGTCATCGGCGGGCTCTGCAAGGAGGGAGAGGTGGGCGCTGCGGTGGCGCTGTTCAAGAGGATGCCGGAGGTGCCCAGACTCAACGGGAAAGGTGTGTCGCCCAACTTCGAGACCTATATCATGTTGATCGAGGCGCTGGTCGAAAACAACGCGTTTGTCCCTGCCCTGGAGGTGTGCAAGGAGTGCCTGGCCAACAAGTGGGCGCCGCCGTTCGAGGCTGTCAAGGGTCTGATCCAAGGGTTGGTGAAGAGCAGGAAGGTGAAGCATGCCAAGGAGCTGGGCATGGCGATGAAGAAGGCCGCCAAGGGTGATGCCAAGGAGGAGTGGGAGAAGGTTGAGGCGGACGCCTTCCAGCTCGCGCTCGCCGAGATGAAAGCGTAACTCGCCGCCTGCTTGGGACAGTATGTTGTCGCCTGCAAGCAGGTGATAAGTTATCGTTTTCTTCTTGCACTTGAAATCTATTAGCCGTTTGTGTTTCTTCATGTGCTTGTGGCCGGTTGACTCCAGCAGTTCCTCTGGTTCAGGGCACAAGATAGATCATCTTTTCTCATATAAGGTATTTGCATTTCAAACTACTGGGAGCTCTGCTGTCGCCTCGCCTGTAGGTGGGCATTATTAAACTTCAGTTACCAGATGCAGTCTGTACCACTTCTTTATCATCACAATTCACCTCTAGCTTGGTGCTTTAGATATTGTTCTCTGTGTAACTTTGGGAGCAGTTGGCACCTTCTGAACCTGTAGACCTCTCACGATCCAAGCACTATAGAGAGAAGTCATATATGTTTGTTGCCTTTGTACTGCTCATTTAAAGGATTGAATCAACCGATTGTTTGATTTCATAATTCAGCATGTAGGCTGCGTGAGAATAATTTGCTGTGCTGCGCAGGAATCATTTGGTCCGGCTATACGAGCATGTGTACGCAATGTAGTCTGCTTCACGCATATATGGTCTTGAATTCAGGATTATGTTAGTTCACTTGTAGATCCATTCGTCGGAGCGGTTGCCGCCGCCGGCGGAGTCGACGTCGATGAAGATGCTGACGGCCTTGCCGATGCGGGGGCGGTCCTTGGTGGTCTCGAGGGAGTTGCGGACGTGGGCGACGGCGCCCCAGGAGCGGAGCGTGTTGGCCACGTCGTCCAGGCGGAGCAGGTACTCCTCCTCCGTCAGCGGGAAGGAGCGCTGCTCCCGGTACTTCCACATCACGTTCATCGCCAGCAGGTTCCGCCCCATGAACTCCTGCAGTTGCAGTTGCAGTGCAGCTTCCTCCATTATCGTATGTTGCTTCCAAATTCCTCTGTGTGAGAAAGGTGTGTCCTGACCTTGCGGATGAGCGTCACGTCGTAGCTCCGCCCGTAGCGCTTCCGGATGAGCGTGGCCAGGTCGAGCCCGCTGAAGCCGTCGTCGCCCGGCGCCCCCACCAGCCGCTCCAGCTCCTCCCGGTTCCgcctcgacgacgccgacgacgacgacGTCCCCTGCAATCGATCAGCCAGCTTTCTGTTCGTCAGCACTCGACGTGCACGCACGCAACAAGATTAGTAGTATACCTCCTCGTCGTCTTTTCTTCGCTTCTTCTcttggtcgtcgtcgtcgtcgtcgtctttgcCGCTGCTGGattcgccgccgccgtcggcgacggcccTGACCGGGACGACGGCGCCGCGGCGGAAGGAGCCGGAAGATGGCCTCCTGGTGCGGCTAGGAGGATTTGCGATGAGTGCGAGCTGGGACGAGCTGCTCCGCCGTGGACATAATAAAATGTCGTGTTGATGGTGGTGATGGATTATGCGAAGGTTCTGGGGGTTGCCGCTGGAGAGCACATTCATCATGGAGCTcgaccgatcgatcgatcgatcaccACGACTGGACAGGACAACCCCAGGATCAGGATGGATGGATCGATCGACTTGTCCGGTCTGTCTGGAGGATGGAGGGACGACTATTGTCAACGGGGAGGCTATTGTCAGCACGAAGCACAACCACAATATATGTATGAACAAGTTGTAAAAAAAAAAATTTACACTATGTGTGTACCAAAAAAAAAGGAACAGAGGAGTCTGGAATCAGCACTATCTTGGCCAACTGTACTGACACTGAAGATATAAGTGAGGATGTAATAGAGCACAAGAAAGGGCATTTGGTCTAGTGGTATGATTCTCGCTTAGGGTGCGAGAGGTCCCGAGTTCAATTCTCGGAATGCCCCcaattttattttatctttttccTTCAATTCTTTTTAACTCTTGTTCCCCACACCACATGTAAGAACACAACAAAGGATATTTTTTTTAACTCTTCTTCCAAACACACTGATGAACACTCTCAGTATGGTGCTTTTGCAGCAATACAGAACAAATATATGGATGGATGGAAATCCTCCACGCAACCACACTGAACAAATGGAGGAATTAAACAAACCTGAATCAGCATGCATGCTGATGCAGATATACTAGTGAATAATCTAAAGGAATAATTGGCAACCAaaaacacaaacaaacaagaaaccAAGTTTACCCAGGAGAGCTGAGCGGAGTAATTAATCAGGCAGCCAGGTAATTTCTACTTACCTCGGAAGCTTTTTCAGATCAAATCCCCGTGCGTCCGGCCGGCCGGCAGAGTTGGCGCGAGCACCACtgcttaagaagaagaagaagaagaagaagaagaagaagaggaggaggaggagatgctcGGTCGATTGCTTCAGAGGAGGTAGAGGGCGAGAAGGAAAGTTcagaagaggagaagaggaggaaATCCCCAAGTTTAGCTTTTTGGTAGGCTTGCGTGACGCCACACCCACAGCCACACCAGTGAGCAGACCAAACTCAAGGATGGATGGATGCGTGGTGGCAGACGCAGCGGGGACGCTCACCACcacattttctttctttctttctttctttctttcttttcctccCTCTTCTTTCTCtcggaaaaaattaaaaaataaatacAAGAGCACGCCCATGAGGGGGTTTCTTGATTAATTACCACAACATGTATTCACTTACTTGCTCATCTACTAAatgttttcttcatttttttccagCGGGTTCGTTTTACCGGGCCGGATTAATATCTCTAGCACTATTTTTTTCCCCTCTCTCTCGGATTCCGTTTTGCGAGAGCGGAGCACCTCGATCGGTACGACCCTTCCCTTTCTCTTTCTGTACACGCACGCACTCTACATAGAATTGTGGTAGCAGTAGCTTTTTTTGGGCGAGAAATACTCCATCGGTCCCTCCCTCGTCCGAAATTAGTTCAAGCACAAACGGGCGTGTCTAGCACTAAAATGCGTCCAGATACATCTGTTTGGGCGTTAATTTATTCCAGGCGGAGGGAGTATAATCGTGGTAGCTACTGGTAGTACTGGCATGCACCGGCCAACCCGTGAATGAGATATTTCTCGTTATTGATATGATATTATTCAACTGTTAATATGAAATTAATTGTGCGCTGTAAATTGATCTGATAACTCTTCAAGGAATCTTGGTTACAAGTCTGTACAAGCAACAACTCAAATGGAAGCATTTTGTAGGCCTTCTACTCCTGTCTTATTCTCTCTGTATTCTATATGGGCATGGTTTGCGAATATTCAATTCGGTGCCCGGACTCATGCGGACATGGTAAAcgtaaaataaataataatagaAAAAAAAGCATGGGTGCAGATGCACTCAAGAGCCTAAACGCCGCTttcatagttttttttttttttgttttctgcgtTTCTTTAGCagatttcatttttttatttttcattcttTTCTTTTGAGTTTCGGGGTTCCTGGTTTCTTACCGGGTTCCttaattttttttctgtttcctttatctttcaaaaaaatttcaatgTATATCTAATTTTTTTCACACACATTGTACACTTTTCTCGTAGAGAAAACATTGTTTTTATACAGATTGCTTTTTCAAAGATatattttgatgtctacttttttttcatacacattatacattttCCGTATACATTTTTTTACATGTAGACACCTTtcaaatatatgattaacattttctcAAATCCAGGttatgaaaaaaaattaaatacatgttaaacattttcagATAGCGATTAAAATATGTTTTAGCTACGTGAATGCCTTTACATTGTAGAAACATATTTTAAGTGTCACGACCATATTTTTTGAAATGCGCGAACATTTTGTTAAATTTATGGTACATTGTATAATGGTAAAGTATTGTTTTTACATTGTAGGAGTATACATATTTTTAAAAATTCCACgtacattttttgaaaatcatgaacttttttctaaatgTCACAAGTATTTTGTAATtatatcaacattttttaaaatatacaCATTTTTTACACAGTGTTAACATTAAATTTGCTGTTTTTAAAATTTGAAGTAATTTAAATTTGGGCGGCGCTAGCTTCGGTCAAACGTCAAGCGGGATATATCAACTCGGCCTAAAAgcacagcccccccccccacccacccacctaCCCCCGCGGACGCGGAGTATCTAAGCTTGAGCTCAAATGAGTTCGGATGAACAGTAAAACCAAAGAAggtgaaaagaaataaaaaaatcctAATTTTTTTCTGGTAAACTTTGACAACTGTTCTAAGTTTTTGCAAATTTTCATCATGAGATCACATTCGTGGAAGGaataaaaaaaattgatgcttcaaaaatgttattttcgaaagcattttggagcactgaCTTTTATTTTTGGCCACGCCTTCCATGAATGTGATCTCATGATAAAAATTTGCaaacacttagaacatttgtcaaagtttactaaaaaaatcagattttttctattttttgcaagACTGTTCAGTGGAGCTCAGAAGGGTACTTTTGCCCCCCCCCCTCCTATAATATGTAGGAAATTCCTTTTTCGCTCCTACTCTCAATCCTAGTGCCAAAAGACTACTTCTCGGATGACTGAAATTTCCCCTCCAAACCACCACCGTCGTCCATTTTCAGCTCCACTGCTGATGTAGTTATCCAATTAGGATCTTGAAGAACCCACCCCCGACGGCCATGGTGACGAGCCCTGTGTCAGTGACTACTACCGTGGAGGCACCACCTCGCTATGCCACATCATTATCATCCATGAGCTCTGCAACGAGATCCATCTACACTAAGTACGTCAGACGTGTTGGCAGAGGCAGAGGTGGAGATGCTTACGGACGACGAGGCGACTAAGAACCAAGAGCTCCAACCGCACGACGAGGCGTAGATTCAAGATGGAGGAGGATGGGGTTCACCTCGAGGGAGGGGGTTAGGGTGGAGGCATAGGAGCGCACTATCAAGGAGTCGCGATAGGACTACCGCCGTGAGCTCGATACCACGAGCACCTCGCCCGCATGGAGAGCTTTGCGGATGGGCGGTCCACCGCCGAGGAGTCACATGCTGAGTATCGCCTTGATACCTGATACCATAAGCACATGGCTCCGACATAGAGCGCTTGGCGAATAAGGGGTGCACCATCAAGGCGCCGCAAAGCCGAGTACTACCGCGAGTCCTGGTACCGTGACCACGTCGCCGCCTAGTGCCTACACGGTGGTATGTTTTAAATCTCCACAGTTGATTCAATTAAGGGGGATGTACCGAAGCAGATGACTGTACATATATACATAATCAAGGAAAATAATAATCGAAGAGAGTGAGTGGCACTAGTTTATGTCTTCTTCCTCTAATTTCTTTTATTTAAGCACAAGCCTTGAACATGTGGCGCAAGTATGGACCGAACCTCTGACAGAGGGAAACTTGTCGAAAATCAGTCCATGCATGCAAAAGAGTTAATACCACGATTGGTACATAAACTTGTAGGGGTGGGACCAGTTTCATACAAAAACTAAAAAACCCCACAAAACTAGTCCTCCAACTTGACTGTTGTAACAAATTCATACAAAACCACCCCGAACTGCACACGTGGCGCGCCAGGTAGGCTCTGTCTGGCCCGAAGTGTGTTTTTACAAAAAAAAACTCGCGCTTTAGCAATTTCGCAGACAAGTCCATACCTCCGACAGAAAACCCCCTGGTCGTCGGCCCCGATGCAAACCCCTTAGAAAATCTTTCCTTCTTTCGCCCGTCATGTCCTCCTCATCTGCTCCTGCTCCTGTGAGGCGACGCCGCCGTCGGCCTCATCGGCGGCGACACAAGGCGCCATGGAGCCGCGGCGTAGGGAACCCGGCAAGTGGCCTCCTGAATACGGTAAGcactcctctgcctcctctgcctcctcctttgCTTCCCTTGTTCCTGCCGACGGAGTGGTTAGGTTTTTTAGGCCGATCATGCCGATGTAGTGTGAATTTTGGGTCGATCTGCTCACTAGGGTTGGTTGTGTGCGTCCCCAGGGTTCGTAGGGGAAGTAGTTTCCATGAGCTTGTCTAGGGTTTCTTGATGCTGATTTGGGGAATTCGTGGGGTCAATCAAGGGCAATGTGAGGGGATTTGACCTAGGGTTTTGGGTAGCATACAGGGAAAGGGGGGTCCTTTAGGTCAGAGAGGAAAGAGGTCATGTGTTGATGTGATTTTATTGTTCACATATTCAGAGATTATATGCTATTGTTGCACTGAACTGTAAATGCGCTGTAAAATGTGATGAAAGGGTGGTCTTTCAGTCGATATTTCAGTGAAAAAATGCTTACTTTCTCTGTTTGGCAACAGTAAAAGCTTTTTTGAGATGAAAGGCATCATTTTTACTATTGTTTTGTGATGAAAGGGTGGTCTTTTAGTTGATATTCAGTACATATTTCTGTTTGAAAATCATGTACAGATTCAGTTAGAGTTTGAGCACTGTACTTTTTCAGTTGAAACTATGATTCAGTTAGAGTTGAATGTGTTGTGCACTGAAAATTCCATGTGTTGATTATTGCAGTGACAAATGGAGAAGCTAGCCAGTTTTTCTCAGTGGAGTTTGAGCACAATGGAATTTTCTTGGGGGAATGCATAG
Above is a window of Triticum aestivum cultivar Chinese Spring chromosome 6B, IWGSC CS RefSeq v2.1, whole genome shotgun sequence DNA encoding:
- the LOC123140114 gene encoding pentatricopeptide repeat-containing protein At1g61870, mitochondrial — encoded protein: MAAAAAALRRALAPAPALLLRRQALVRLLSTQAQSSTAPTISPAELVRIKNSIRSAATPPDELAALFLKGIPHPPFLGDRSIFSLAVSRLTAAARPDLVSSVLSASLTALPAPHPSEGFLIRLIALYAAAGMPTHSLSTFRLVVPPSDRALSALLAAYHDAGQPARAIEAFRDLPAELSITPGVVSHNVLLKCMVATGDVAGARQVFDGMPDKAGVLPDIVSCNEMLKGYLKTGDYAAFDLLLKEVTGGKRRLKPNVTTYKLRMSALCAKGRSFEAEELLDAMGANGVPPNRECFNTVIGGLCKEGEVGAAVALFKRMPEVPRLNGKGVSPNFETYIMLIEALVENNAFVPALEVCKECLANKWAPPFEAVKGLIQGLVKSRKVKHAKELGMAMKKAAKGDAKEEWEKVEADAFQLALAEMKA
- the LOC123140115 gene encoding uncharacterized protein; protein product: MMNVLSSGNPQNLRIIHHHHQHDILLCPRRSSSSQLALIANPPSRTRRPSSGSFRRGAVVPVRAVADGGGESSSGKDDDDDDDQEKKRRKDDEEGTSSSSASSRRNREELERLVGAPGDDGFSGLDLATLIRKRYGRSYDVTLIRKEFMGRNLLAMNVMWKYREQRSFPLTEEEYLLRLDDVANTLRSWGAVAHVRNSLETTKDRPRIGKAVSIFIDVDSAGGGNRSDEWIYK